A genomic stretch from Bradyrhizobium quebecense includes:
- a CDS encoding recombination protein NinB — translation MSGRALLVLSSRQIREKAIDWIMRLPPGTRVEFKEPQRTLEQNDRMWAMLTDIARQCTLNGRRWSTDQWKVIFLHELGREAQFIPSLTGSFIPYGQSSSDLGVKEMSDLIESMFAYGAENGVRWSDPKLQENAA, via the coding sequence ATGAGCGGCCGCGCCCTTCTTGTCCTCTCGTCCCGCCAGATCCGGGAGAAGGCCATTGACTGGATCATGCGCCTTCCCCCGGGAACGCGCGTCGAGTTCAAGGAGCCGCAGCGCACGCTTGAGCAGAACGACCGCATGTGGGCGATGCTGACCGACATCGCCCGCCAATGCACCCTCAACGGCCGCCGCTGGTCGACTGATCAGTGGAAGGTGATTTTCCTGCATGAGCTGGGCCGCGAAGCGCAATTCATCCCGTCGCTGACGGGCAGCTTCATTCCCTACGGGCAGTCCAGCTCTGACCTCGGCGTCAAGGAAATGTCCGACCTCATCGAAAGCATGTTCGCCTACGGCGCCGAGAACGGCGTTCGCTGGAGCGATCCGAAATTGCAGGAGAACGCCGCTTGA
- a CDS encoding M23 family peptidase, with protein MNRKVVSFFSCWLAALLLPPPGAHADEFRTPSISAMRVEWRSALDQLRQEITTRPAIAASFTFAGQRRVPATDPRATPALVQLNAATSPLFPGIARSPIPVLLPFDPASYLDARQSGAPDSLPVARYQADFRAADVFHAGASGYDAVFSLDPGAGDGMPPRTFAKPVEVQISGSILVYDLADRLGGKGEPVKTLAAQFPDLRRFIREGYLRYAFTRFGIPYVVSIQCLDSAPRPKRLACREAYPVAERFLKALRIAGGQPSRPRSDIASDLAERPIAQSADFTYRPSGDIVPGSGRRKQQGGHADFTVYSQIRFPLEKAPAFAHSQSFARRKAGATVDEYPWQDNFCEARSFEVGQCASGYGHQGQDIRPGACPADSKDGCDPRQQAVVAVRDSIVIRSTQQQAATLQVNTSTEHVRFRYMHMNPSVMDADGLLNGRRLSEGEKIGVVSNYLDHPNGTSRHLHFDVQLFTRDGWLWVNPYTTLVSAYERLIRGRGREIGPEPGPAAAVAHALPDDVVHRIDTQEGGGN; from the coding sequence GTGAACAGGAAGGTCGTCAGCTTCTTCAGTTGCTGGCTGGCAGCCCTGCTCTTGCCTCCTCCCGGCGCTCATGCCGACGAATTCCGGACGCCTTCGATCTCGGCCATGCGGGTCGAATGGCGCTCGGCGCTCGACCAGCTCCGGCAAGAGATCACCACCCGCCCGGCCATCGCCGCCAGCTTCACATTCGCCGGACAGCGCCGCGTTCCCGCCACCGATCCGCGCGCGACGCCCGCGCTGGTGCAGCTGAACGCAGCGACATCGCCGCTCTTCCCCGGCATTGCGCGCAGTCCGATCCCGGTGCTGCTGCCTTTCGACCCCGCAAGCTATCTCGACGCACGACAGAGCGGCGCACCGGACAGCCTGCCGGTCGCACGCTACCAGGCCGACTTCCGCGCGGCCGATGTCTTCCATGCCGGCGCGTCCGGCTATGACGCGGTGTTCTCGCTCGACCCGGGCGCCGGCGACGGCATGCCGCCGCGGACCTTTGCCAAACCGGTCGAGGTCCAGATCTCGGGCTCGATCCTGGTCTACGACCTCGCCGACCGGCTCGGCGGCAAGGGCGAGCCGGTCAAGACGCTGGCCGCGCAGTTTCCGGACCTGCGCCGCTTCATCCGCGAAGGCTACTTGCGCTACGCTTTCACCCGCTTCGGGATTCCCTATGTCGTCTCGATCCAGTGCCTCGACAGCGCGCCGCGGCCGAAGCGGCTCGCCTGCCGCGAGGCCTATCCGGTGGCCGAGCGGTTCCTGAAGGCGTTGCGCATCGCCGGCGGGCAACCGTCGCGACCGCGCAGCGACATCGCCTCCGACCTCGCCGAGCGGCCGATCGCGCAATCGGCGGACTTCACCTACCGCCCGAGCGGCGACATCGTCCCGGGCAGCGGCAGACGCAAGCAGCAGGGCGGCCACGCCGACTTCACGGTCTACTCGCAGATCCGCTTTCCGCTTGAGAAAGCGCCGGCCTTCGCGCACTCGCAATCCTTCGCAAGGCGCAAGGCGGGCGCGACCGTCGACGAGTATCCCTGGCAGGACAATTTCTGCGAGGCGCGCAGCTTCGAGGTCGGCCAATGCGCCAGCGGCTACGGCCATCAGGGCCAGGATATCAGGCCGGGCGCGTGTCCGGCCGACAGCAAGGACGGTTGCGATCCCAGACAGCAGGCGGTCGTCGCGGTGCGCGACAGTATCGTGATCCGCTCGACGCAGCAGCAGGCCGCGACATTGCAGGTCAACACAAGCACCGAGCACGTCCGTTTCCGCTACATGCACATGAACCCGTCCGTGATGGATGCCGACGGCCTGCTCAACGGACGCCGCCTCAGCGAGGGCGAGAAGATCGGCGTGGTCTCGAACTATCTCGACCATCCCAACGGCACGTCACGGCATCTGCATTTCGACGTGCAGTTGTTCACGCGCGACGGCTGGCTCTGGGTCAATCCCTACACCACGCTGGTGTCGGCCTATGAGCGGCTGATCCGCGGTCGCGGCCGCGAGATCGGACCGGAGCCCGGACCTGCGGCCGCGGTGGCGCACGCACTGCCCGACGACGTCGTGCATCGCATCGACACCCAGGAAGGCGGCGGCAATTAG
- a CDS encoding lambda exonuclease family protein, with the protein MQIINVEQNSPEWFETRRGIPTASQFKSILAKGEGKTRRSYMLKLAGEIISGEKMESFSNDYTERGHEFEPILRDLYCFETGAQLERVGFIRNGRVGCSPDSLIGPDGGLEIKSQSPHLLIETILKDEFPPEHKAQVQGTLWVTGRQWWDIAVGYKGMPLFRKRAFRDEKYIQSLATEVDRFNAELDAVVAQIRRHGEAVAA; encoded by the coding sequence GTGCAGATTATCAACGTCGAGCAGAATTCCCCCGAGTGGTTCGAAACGCGCCGCGGCATCCCGACCGCCTCGCAATTCAAGTCGATCCTTGCCAAGGGCGAAGGCAAGACCCGCCGCAGCTACATGCTGAAACTCGCCGGCGAGATCATCAGCGGCGAGAAGATGGAGAGCTTCTCCAACGACTACACCGAGCGCGGGCACGAATTCGAGCCGATCTTGCGCGACCTCTATTGCTTTGAGACCGGCGCGCAGCTCGAGCGCGTCGGGTTCATCCGAAACGGCCGCGTCGGTTGCTCGCCGGATAGCCTGATCGGCCCCGATGGCGGCTTGGAGATTAAGAGCCAGTCCCCGCACCTGTTGATTGAAACGATCCTCAAGGACGAATTCCCGCCCGAGCACAAGGCCCAGGTGCAGGGAACGCTCTGGGTCACCGGCCGCCAATGGTGGGACATCGCCGTAGGCTACAAGGGCATGCCGCTGTTCCGGAAGCGCGCGTTCCGGGACGAAAAATACATCCAGAGCCTCGCAACCGAAGTCGACCGGTTCAACGCCGAGCTTGACGCGGTGGTGGCGCAGATCCGCCGGCATGGCGAGGCCGTCGCAGCATGA
- a CDS encoding ERF family protein → MSAEPLPADNIKPLATRRPRAVATVTQPMDIVRAALETGNVEMYREAVALAKEMDALAARKAFDVAMAEAKAEIPVIRKNRRVGFESRKAGAARTDYAHEDLAEIARTVDPILGRFGLSYRFRVSSKLNEPVSVTCVLSHRDGHFEETTLHAGRDESGNKNHIQGVGSTVTYLQRYTLKAALGLAAAEDDDGHASDRPAEEAAYTPPAGSITQDQADYIREALEEKGASVTAFLGWAASKGHLNGRQRKIEELPAASYPACINAIANFKKA, encoded by the coding sequence ATGTCTGCCGAACCGCTCCCCGCCGACAACATCAAGCCGCTTGCGACGCGCCGCCCGCGCGCCGTGGCGACCGTCACCCAGCCTATGGACATTGTTCGCGCCGCGCTGGAGACCGGCAACGTCGAAATGTACCGCGAGGCCGTCGCGCTCGCGAAGGAAATGGATGCTCTCGCCGCCCGCAAGGCGTTTGACGTGGCAATGGCCGAGGCGAAGGCCGAAATCCCGGTTATCAGGAAGAACCGCCGGGTTGGGTTCGAGAGCCGCAAGGCCGGCGCCGCGCGCACCGACTACGCGCATGAGGATCTTGCCGAGATCGCCCGCACCGTCGACCCGATCTTGGGCCGGTTCGGCCTCTCGTATCGCTTCCGCGTTTCGTCCAAGCTCAACGAGCCGGTTTCGGTGACATGCGTCCTATCGCACCGTGATGGGCATTTTGAGGAAACGACGCTGCACGCCGGCCGCGATGAGAGCGGCAACAAGAACCACATCCAGGGCGTCGGCTCGACCGTCACTTATTTGCAGCGCTACACGCTCAAGGCCGCGCTTGGCCTCGCGGCCGCCGAGGATGACGACGGCCACGCCAGCGACCGGCCGGCCGAGGAAGCCGCATACACGCCGCCGGCCGGATCGATCACCCAGGACCAGGCGGACTACATCCGCGAAGCGCTGGAAGAGAAGGGCGCGAGCGTAACGGCGTTTCTCGGATGGGCCGCGAGCAAGGGCCATTTGAACGGCCGTCAGCGGAAAATCGAGGAACTGCCCGCCGCCAGCTATCCCGCCTGCATCAACGCCATTGCGAATTTCAAGAAGGCCTGA
- a CDS encoding tyrosine-type recombinase/integrase, with product MPRPKSGPRLWLDPERETFTVIDGRKTVRTGCGKSELQAAQDFLAAYLAANHSIAAGSDPLIADMLKVYSDEWLTGKPSAASVAADMVNLEEWWGGKPASAITPENCKLYIAHRSAPTICRREIGMLHAAAIYWHKKSGKGPLRALPIVAKPPTPQKRTRWLTRSEAAQFLWHGVRRLNPGQRKRLFRFFIIGWYTGTRHTAIGRTSWKMADLETGIMQRRPDGLAETKKRTPPVRAGRRLLSHLRRWRRLDGPKAKYIMEYGGRPVLDHGEGWRAARKLAGLSKDVTPHTLRHSRATHMMRQRVDPWQAARSLGMSLEMLQTTYGHHHPDWQSDAAEAK from the coding sequence ATGCCGCGCCCAAAGTCCGGCCCTCGCCTCTGGCTCGACCCCGAGCGCGAAACCTTCACCGTCATCGACGGCCGAAAAACAGTCCGCACGGGCTGCGGCAAGAGCGAGCTTCAAGCAGCTCAAGACTTCCTCGCGGCGTACCTCGCAGCTAACCACAGCATAGCCGCCGGCAGCGATCCGCTCATTGCGGACATGCTCAAGGTCTATTCCGACGAGTGGTTGACCGGCAAACCGTCCGCCGCGTCCGTGGCGGCCGATATGGTCAACCTTGAGGAATGGTGGGGCGGCAAGCCAGCGAGCGCCATCACCCCGGAGAACTGCAAGCTCTACATTGCACACCGCAGCGCACCGACCATATGCCGGCGGGAAATCGGGATGCTGCACGCAGCGGCGATCTATTGGCACAAGAAGAGCGGCAAGGGCCCGCTCCGAGCGCTCCCGATCGTTGCGAAGCCGCCGACGCCACAGAAGCGAACGCGCTGGCTCACCAGGTCGGAGGCCGCCCAATTCCTCTGGCATGGCGTCCGGCGGCTCAATCCCGGACAGCGCAAGCGCCTGTTCCGGTTTTTCATCATCGGGTGGTACACAGGAACCCGCCACACGGCCATAGGCCGCACGTCCTGGAAGATGGCGGACCTGGAAACCGGCATCATGCAGAGGCGCCCTGACGGCCTCGCGGAGACGAAGAAGCGGACGCCGCCAGTACGGGCCGGTCGGCGGCTTTTATCGCACCTGCGCCGCTGGCGCCGGCTCGATGGGCCCAAGGCAAAGTACATCATGGAATACGGCGGCCGGCCGGTCCTCGACCACGGCGAAGGCTGGCGCGCCGCTCGCAAACTGGCCGGGCTATCGAAGGACGTCACCCCGCACACCTTGCGGCACTCCCGGGCCACCCACATGATGCGCCAGCGCGTCGACCCGTGGCAGGCCGCCCGATCCCTTGGAATGAGCCTTGAAATGCTCCAAACGACCTATGGGCACCACCATCCGGACTGGCAATCCGACGCTGCAGAAGCTAAGTGA
- the efp gene encoding elongation factor P yields the protein MKVIASSIRKGNIIEQDGKLYVVLSAENIHPGKGTPVSQIEMRRIGDGVKVSERYKTTDQVEKATVEDHNYNYLYEDADGFHFMNNDNYDQVQVSKEIVGSSAPYLQENMTVKLSMHEGNPVAIQLPQRVTLEVVETEPVTKGQTASSSYKPAMLSNGIRTGVPPHVSTGTRIVVMTEDGSYVERAKD from the coding sequence TTGAAAGTCATCGCCAGTTCCATCCGCAAGGGCAACATCATCGAGCAGGATGGCAAGCTCTATGTGGTCCTCTCCGCCGAAAACATTCATCCCGGCAAGGGCACCCCCGTCAGCCAGATCGAAATGCGCCGCATCGGCGACGGCGTGAAGGTGTCGGAGCGCTACAAGACCACCGACCAGGTCGAGAAGGCCACCGTCGAGGATCATAACTACAACTACCTCTATGAGGACGCCGACGGCTTCCACTTCATGAACAACGACAACTACGATCAGGTCCAGGTCTCCAAGGAGATCGTCGGTTCGTCTGCGCCGTATTTGCAGGAGAACATGACCGTGAAGCTGTCGATGCACGAGGGCAATCCAGTCGCGATCCAGCTGCCCCAGCGCGTGACGCTCGAAGTGGTCGAGACCGAGCCCGTCACCAAGGGCCAGACCGCCTCGTCGTCGTACAAGCCCGCGATGCTGTCCAACGGCATCCGCACTGGCGTGCCGCCGCACGTTTCCACCGGCACGCGCATCGTCGTGATGACCGAGGACGGCTCCTACGTTGAACGCGCCAAGGATTGA
- a CDS encoding HNH endonuclease, which yields MSRTVAEWIGKTDDSRPPPHVRLRIFERHGGRCHFSDRRIMPGDHWDVDHVKALINGGENRESNMAPILRGKPHKEKTAQDVAEKSRNYRKRAKHVGALPPSRQKIQSRGFAKAPAKCTASSPIEKWRGF from the coding sequence ATGAGCCGCACAGTCGCCGAGTGGATCGGAAAGACCGACGACAGCCGGCCGCCGCCGCATGTCCGACTGCGCATTTTCGAGCGCCACGGCGGCCGCTGCCACTTTTCAGACCGCCGCATCATGCCGGGCGACCATTGGGACGTCGACCACGTTAAGGCGCTCATCAATGGTGGCGAGAACCGCGAAAGCAATATGGCGCCGATCCTGCGCGGGAAGCCGCACAAGGAGAAAACGGCCCAGGACGTCGCCGAGAAATCCCGGAATTACCGGAAGCGCGCAAAGCACGTCGGCGCGCTGCCGCCGTCGCGCCAGAAGATCCAGAGCCGCGGTTTCGCGAAGGCGCCGGCCAAGTGCACGGCATCATCACCAATCGAAAAATGGAGGGGTTTCTAG
- a CDS encoding chorismate mutase, with product MRLPVVLLTLLVPAVAWAEEPVTNAPALWGSPTVDHGACCKTLGEVRSNIDRLDREIVRLMAERGRYVHEAARFKANPAQVEAPERAEAVVKKAMALAEADRLSPKVAEAAYRAMVRAFIDYEQGIFADAAARGDAPWKK from the coding sequence ATGCGATTGCCGGTGGTTCTGTTGACGCTTCTGGTTCCTGCGGTGGCGTGGGCAGAGGAGCCTGTGACCAATGCGCCGGCGTTGTGGGGCAGTCCCACCGTCGACCACGGCGCCTGCTGCAAGACGCTTGGCGAGGTGCGCAGCAATATCGACCGGCTCGACCGCGAGATCGTGCGCCTGATGGCCGAGCGCGGCCGCTACGTCCATGAGGCCGCCCGCTTCAAGGCCAACCCCGCGCAGGTCGAAGCGCCGGAACGCGCCGAGGCGGTGGTGAAGAAGGCGATGGCGCTTGCGGAAGCGGACAGACTGTCGCCCAAGGTTGCGGAAGCCGCCTATCGCGCAATGGTCCGCGCTTTCATCGACTACGAGCAGGGCATCTTCGCGGATGCCGCCGCACGCGGCGATGCGCCCTGGAAGAAATAG
- a CDS encoding carboxymuconolactone decarboxylase family protein: MSHARKEYTDFEKLAPDVFAAVRALGQFAAKAGLDKQLLELVKLRASQINGCAFCVQYHILQGESLGVPTDKLNLVVVWREAPQFSARERAALAWTEALTTMPNGVSDEIYAAVTAEFSEQELTYLTSAIASINVWNRFGAAYRWTPPPRRQKADAAAS, encoded by the coding sequence ATGTCACATGCCCGTAAGGAATACACCGACTTCGAGAAGCTCGCCCCTGACGTGTTCGCCGCCGTCCGCGCGCTCGGGCAGTTTGCCGCCAAGGCTGGCCTCGACAAGCAGCTGCTGGAGCTCGTCAAGCTGCGCGCCTCGCAGATCAACGGCTGCGCCTTCTGCGTGCAGTATCACATCCTGCAAGGCGAGAGCCTCGGCGTGCCCACAGACAAGCTGAACCTCGTCGTGGTGTGGCGCGAGGCGCCGCAGTTCTCGGCGCGCGAGCGCGCGGCGCTGGCCTGGACCGAAGCGCTGACGACCATGCCGAACGGCGTCAGCGACGAAATCTATGCCGCGGTCACCGCTGAATTCTCCGAGCAGGAGCTGACCTATCTGACTTCGGCGATCGCATCGATCAATGTCTGGAACCGGTTCGGCGCCGCCTATCGCTGGACCCCGCCGCCGCGTCGGCAGAAGGCGGACGCAGCGGCTTCGTAA
- a CDS encoding MarR family winged helix-turn-helix transcriptional regulator, which produces MAGMQKRGKSAAAERRPTGKRATGKVAIGPGSAADTVLASPIPPPGEGKRGERGYLAYLLRQAHAASRLSMERALAQLGVTSPQFVVLTMLKAYPGLSGADLARVALLTPQTVSVIIRNLERDGAIRKTPHPVHGRVLQWTLTSHGTALLEKCRHIAQAQERRLAASLDGKSEQIVRQWLSKIATDLQDT; this is translated from the coding sequence ATGGCGGGAATGCAGAAACGCGGGAAATCAGCTGCCGCCGAGCGGCGGCCGACGGGGAAACGGGCGACTGGCAAGGTTGCGATCGGGCCGGGATCGGCCGCAGACACCGTACTCGCCTCCCCGATCCCGCCGCCCGGCGAAGGCAAGCGCGGCGAACGGGGCTATCTCGCCTATCTGCTGCGCCAGGCGCATGCGGCCTCGCGGCTGTCGATGGAGCGCGCGCTCGCGCAGCTCGGCGTCACCTCGCCGCAATTCGTGGTGCTCACCATGCTGAAGGCCTATCCGGGCCTCTCGGGCGCCGATCTGGCGCGGGTGGCATTGCTGACGCCGCAGACCGTCAGCGTAATCATCCGCAACCTCGAGCGCGACGGCGCGATCCGCAAAACGCCGCACCCCGTCCACGGCCGGGTGCTGCAATGGACGCTGACCAGCCATGGAACCGCGCTGCTGGAGAAATGCCGCCATATCGCACAGGCCCAGGAGCGCCGGCTCGCCGCCAGCCTCGATGGCAAGTCAGAGCAAATTGTCCGGCAATGGCTGTCAAAAATCGCCACAGATTTGCAGGATACCTAG
- a CDS encoding dihydrodipicolinate synthase family protein: protein MVNLNGLSAFPITPSNRDGEVDAGALRALLEPLIAAKVDSIGLLGSTGSYPYFSRDERRRAVQVAAALAGGKTPILVGVGALRTDDAVKLAQDARDAGAAAGLLAPVSYTPLTDDEVFEHFQTVARESGLPICIYDNPGTTHFRFTPALVGRLSCLEGIIAVKSPALDASTVPGHIAELRAVVPSVFSLGYSADWNCTEALLAGGETWYSVLAGILPKVCVDIVRAVESGDAARARQLDARLQPVWQLFKTFSSLRVAYAIANLRGTCAAEPPRPILPLPPDAQKKVSEVLAGMEIG, encoded by the coding sequence ATGGTCAATCTCAATGGGCTTTCCGCCTTCCCGATCACGCCCTCGAATCGAGATGGGGAGGTCGATGCGGGAGCGCTTCGCGCATTGCTGGAGCCCTTAATTGCGGCGAAGGTGGATTCGATCGGGCTGCTCGGAAGCACCGGCTCATATCCGTATTTCAGCCGCGATGAGCGGCGGCGTGCCGTGCAGGTGGCTGCCGCCCTGGCAGGTGGCAAGACGCCGATCCTGGTCGGTGTCGGCGCGCTGCGCACCGATGATGCGGTGAAGCTTGCGCAGGATGCGCGGGATGCTGGCGCGGCGGCAGGCCTGCTGGCGCCGGTGTCCTATACGCCGCTGACCGATGATGAGGTCTTCGAGCACTTTCAAACGGTGGCGCGTGAAAGTGGATTGCCGATCTGCATCTACGACAATCCGGGCACGACGCATTTTCGATTCACGCCGGCCCTGGTCGGTCGCCTCAGTTGCCTGGAAGGGATCATCGCCGTGAAAAGCCCGGCGTTGGATGCTTCGACGGTGCCGGGCCACATTGCCGAATTGCGGGCTGTCGTGCCGAGCGTCTTCTCGTTGGGTTACAGCGCCGACTGGAACTGCACCGAAGCGCTGCTCGCGGGTGGCGAGACCTGGTACAGCGTTCTCGCGGGAATTCTCCCCAAGGTCTGCGTTGACATCGTCCGTGCCGTGGAAAGTGGAGATGCGGCCCGGGCACGGCAGCTTGATGCGCGTCTGCAACCGGTCTGGCAGCTGTTCAAGACATTTTCGAGCCTGCGGGTCGCCTACGCGATCGCCAACCTCAGGGGGACCTGCGCGGCCGAGCCTCCGCGTCCGATCCTGCCATTGCCCCCGGACGCCCAGAAGAAGGTCAGTGAGGTGTTGGCTGGAATGGAGATCGGTTGA
- a CDS encoding cupin domain-containing protein: MSSMTMTPSLPFARPPRPVSLAVVAGLACAFVIGKALPTPMDAISAVIAPLCARANAASPLDKVEIITSHALPNVPGKRVTVVRVFYGPGGFTPPHRHSGSVTAYITKGEIRSQLGGGPVETHMVSANASTTEPAELIAVFVADEGAQLTTMLE, translated from the coding sequence ATGAGCTCGATGACGATGACACCCTCTCTTCCATTCGCGCGGCCGCCGCGGCCGGTTTCGCTGGCCGTGGTCGCGGGACTGGCCTGCGCCTTCGTGATCGGCAAGGCGCTGCCGACCCCGATGGATGCGATCTCCGCGGTGATCGCGCCGCTCTGCGCGCGCGCCAATGCGGCATCGCCGCTCGACAAGGTCGAAATCATCACCTCGCATGCGTTGCCCAACGTGCCAGGCAAGCGCGTCACGGTGGTGCGCGTATTCTACGGGCCCGGCGGCTTCACGCCGCCGCATCGCCATTCCGGCTCGGTGACGGCCTACATCACCAAGGGCGAGATCCGCTCCCAGCTCGGCGGCGGACCGGTCGAGACCCACATGGTCTCGGCCAATGCCAGCACCACGGAGCCGGCGGAACTGATCGCGGTGTTCGTCGCGGACGAAGGCGCGCAGCTGACCACGATGCTGGAATAG